Proteins from a single region of Gemmatirosa kalamazoonensis:
- a CDS encoding FMN-binding protein: MSMGMTSAPPVLGRDVPSWRLLSLMTTAGALAGLLIVTAYRLTLPRIEHHKSEVMRAAIQEVLEAPRSFDTLYLAKGALVKTLPAGTSAKGLEKIYLGHDATGKRIGFAVSATGNGFQDPVTVMFGYDAAAHTLIAMRVISSKETPGLGDKIDKDSAFVNGFANVVAPVAGVKKDRGKTTPNDVVMITGATISSRAVIRIIDDAIARWQPLMDAYREEARP; this comes from the coding sequence ATGAGCATGGGGATGACGTCCGCGCCGCCGGTGCTCGGCCGCGACGTCCCGTCGTGGCGGCTGCTGTCGCTGATGACGACGGCCGGCGCGCTCGCCGGGCTGCTGATCGTGACGGCGTACCGACTCACGCTGCCGCGCATCGAGCACCACAAGAGCGAGGTGATGCGCGCCGCGATCCAGGAAGTCCTCGAGGCGCCGCGGTCGTTCGACACGCTCTATCTCGCCAAGGGCGCGCTCGTGAAGACGCTGCCGGCGGGGACGAGCGCGAAGGGGCTCGAGAAGATCTACCTCGGCCACGACGCGACGGGGAAGCGCATCGGCTTCGCGGTGAGCGCCACGGGGAACGGCTTCCAGGATCCCGTGACCGTGATGTTCGGCTACGACGCCGCGGCGCACACGCTCATCGCGATGCGCGTCATCTCCAGCAAGGAGACGCCGGGGCTCGGCGACAAGATCGACAAGGACAGCGCGTTCGTGAACGGGTTCGCGAACGTCGTCGCGCCGGTCGCCGGCGTGAAGAAGGACCGCGGCAAGACCACGCCGAACGACGTCGTGATGATCACCGGCGCCACGATCTCGTCGCGCGCGGTCATCCGCA
- a CDS encoding RnfABCDGE type electron transport complex subunit D has translation MTRDPTLVIAASPHIKGRDGTATIMWNVVGALAPIVLAAAWLFGPSALLVVAAAVVGAVGTERAFGTGGTLRDGSAAITGILLGLTLPAGMPLWMAALGGAFAIGFGKLLFGGLGYNIFNPALLGRAFLQAAFPVAITTWPKVGGSWWALRGDNFALPLLKGGAVDAITAATPLGLLKFEHRGTPLLDLVLGTTGGSLGETAALVILLCGGYLALRGYLNWRIPASILATVALLAAALHAVAPARYASAPFMLFSGGLVLGAVFMATDMVTAPVTDRGRWLFGAGVGVLVVVIRTWGGLPEGVMYAILLMNALVPFINRVTQPRPFGTRVRAAKEVPA, from the coding sequence CACGGCGACCATCATGTGGAACGTCGTCGGGGCGCTCGCGCCGATCGTGCTCGCGGCGGCGTGGCTCTTCGGGCCGAGCGCGCTGCTCGTCGTCGCCGCGGCGGTGGTCGGCGCCGTCGGCACCGAGCGGGCGTTCGGCACGGGAGGCACGCTGCGCGACGGCTCGGCCGCGATCACCGGCATCCTGCTCGGCCTCACGCTGCCCGCCGGCATGCCGCTGTGGATGGCCGCGTTAGGCGGCGCATTCGCGATCGGCTTCGGCAAGCTGCTGTTCGGGGGGCTCGGGTACAACATCTTCAACCCCGCGCTGCTCGGCCGCGCGTTCCTCCAGGCGGCGTTCCCGGTCGCGATCACGACGTGGCCGAAGGTCGGCGGGTCGTGGTGGGCGCTGCGGGGCGACAACTTCGCGCTGCCGCTGCTGAAGGGCGGCGCCGTGGACGCGATCACCGCCGCCACGCCGTTAGGCCTCCTGAAGTTCGAGCACCGGGGCACCCCGCTGCTCGACCTCGTGCTCGGCACGACGGGCGGCTCGCTCGGCGAGACGGCGGCACTCGTCATCCTGCTCTGCGGCGGCTATCTCGCGCTGCGCGGGTATCTGAACTGGCGCATCCCGGCGAGCATCCTCGCGACGGTGGCGCTGCTCGCCGCGGCGCTGCACGCCGTCGCCCCGGCGCGCTACGCGTCCGCGCCGTTCATGCTCTTCTCCGGTGGGCTCGTGTTGGGCGCGGTGTTCATGGCGACCGACATGGTGACCGCCCCGGTGACCGACCGCGGACGGTGGCTGTTCGGCGCCGGCGTGGGCGTGCTGGTCGTCGTCATCCGCACGTGGGGCGGGCTGCCCGAGGGCGTGATGTACGCGATCCTGCTCATGAACGCGCTCGTGCCGTTCATCAACCGCGTGACGCAGCCGCGGCCGTTCGGCACGCGCGTGCGCGCCGCGAAGGAGGTGCCCGCATGA